The DNA segment TCTATTTCATACATTTATCAATCTCACCAATCCATCTTTTTTCCACATCAATCTCCGCCTTAATCCCAAACGCAATGGCTAGATTTTCTGCGGTTAGGACATCTTGCGTGTAGCCGTGGGCGAGTAAGTTGCCTTGGTGGAGCAAGATGATTTCATCGCAGAAACGGTAGGCAAGATCAAGGTGGTGAATGGCAACCACGCAGGTGGTGCTTGGGGTGAGTGATTTTAATTGCTCTAAAATATCAATTTGATAATAAGGATCAAGGGGCGAGATAGGTTCGTCTGCCAATAAAATTGGTGCGTTTTTAATACAACAACGGGCAAGCTGAACGCGGGCTTTTTCACCGCCTGAAAGCTGTTGGAAAGGTTGTTCTAATAGATGTTGAACAGAAAATTGCTTCGCGGCTTGCAGGATCTTTTCTTGCTGCCATTGTTGGTGTGATGAATTAAATAAACGGTCAAAAAATTTGTCTTTTTTTGACCGCACTTTTTCCTTAGGGATAAACCGTGTTTCGGGCAAGCCGAATGCAATCACGTCATAAACAGATAAATCCCAATAAATATTAGTACTTTGTGCAAAATACGCCAACGTTTGGCTTTTTTCAGCCAAGCTCATTTCGGTGAGCGGTTTGTCGTTCAATAAAATTGAGCCTGTTTCCAGTGGTAAAATGCCTGCAATGGCTTTGAGCAAAGTGGACTTCCCTGCG comes from the Avibacterium avium genome and includes:
- a CDS encoding ABC transporter ATP-binding protein, with the protein product MIKLYNVSLAYGVKNISAQIPQGKLVGIMGGNGAGKSTLLKAIAGILPLETGSILLNDKPLTEMSLAEKSQTLAYFAQSTNIYWDLSVYDVIAFGLPETRFIPKEKVRSKKDKFFDRLFNSSHQQWQQEKILQAAKQFSVQHLLEQPFQQLSGGEKARVQLARCCIKNAPILLADEPISPLDPYYQIDILEQLKSLTPSTTCVVAIHHLDLAYRFCDEIILLHQGNLLAHGYTQDVLTAENLAIAFGIKAEIDVEKRWIGEIDKCMK